A region of Vibrio porteresiae DSM 19223 DNA encodes the following proteins:
- a CDS encoding type VI secretion system Vgr family protein encodes MATTLGFTLEVEGLDSEALVVRGFDGQEVLSDDKVGDCDYGFRYSIDLASRQSDITPDQIIDKTAELKIYRNNELVKRVHGIVRQFSQGDIGHNYTYYSLTLVPALARLSLRQNSRIFQLKTIPEIISVLLQEMGINDYAFSIKRTCAQREFCVQYRETDLAFLQRLAAEEGLVYSVIHEEGKHTVLFTDSTESLPKLGGAIAYNSLAGGAVDTPYVSNLQLKTEMEVSTTALQDYSFKQPTYLFAQQATGTDMAYQQSIYEHFDAPGRFKDDTSGAAFNQIRLDYLRRNAKTLVGKSNQPKLQAGYQFTLAEHLNETLNTDYLVVSIRHQGTQPQALEEEAGSGATTYSNQFKLVPSTVNWRATPQPKPQVDGPMIAKVVGPEGEEIFCDEYGRVKLHFPWDRYSSANDQSSCWVRVSQGWAGSQYGMVALPRIGHEVIVSFLNGDPDQPIITGRTYHQTNTVPYTLPDNKTKTIIRTQTHQGEGYNELSFEDQADSEKIYLHAQKDYQALVLNDHTEVIHHDKHLTVDNDTFTKVGKDDHTTIKGESRLNVTKDISEEVGALDQYKVGSLTAVQAGKTISLKAGAKIVVEAGSEITLTNGSNFVKVDGSGVSISGSVINLNAGGSAGSAVAYSGKAATLPGVAEAAPVNPNPILTPAQVATMKSAAPFCEECEKCKDGSCAA; translated from the coding sequence ATGGCTACAACGTTAGGCTTTACCCTAGAAGTAGAAGGTTTAGACAGCGAAGCTTTGGTGGTTCGAGGTTTCGATGGTCAAGAAGTATTATCAGACGATAAAGTTGGTGATTGTGACTACGGTTTTCGTTACTCGATTGATTTAGCGAGTCGTCAGTCGGACATTACGCCGGATCAGATCATTGATAAAACGGCAGAACTAAAGATCTATCGCAATAATGAATTGGTGAAGCGCGTTCATGGCATCGTTCGTCAATTTAGCCAAGGCGATATTGGTCATAATTACACTTACTACTCGCTGACGTTAGTGCCTGCGTTGGCGCGCCTATCGCTGCGTCAAAATAGCCGCATTTTTCAATTAAAGACCATTCCTGAAATCATCTCGGTGCTTTTGCAAGAGATGGGTATCAATGATTATGCCTTTTCGATCAAACGAACCTGTGCTCAACGCGAATTCTGCGTTCAATATCGTGAAACCGATTTAGCCTTCTTACAGCGCTTGGCGGCAGAAGAAGGCTTAGTCTATTCGGTGATTCATGAAGAGGGTAAACATACCGTTCTCTTTACCGACAGCACAGAAAGCTTACCAAAGCTTGGTGGTGCTATTGCTTACAATTCTCTTGCGGGGGGCGCTGTCGATACGCCTTATGTCTCGAACTTGCAGCTTAAAACCGAGATGGAAGTCAGCACCACCGCTTTGCAAGATTACTCGTTTAAACAGCCGACGTATCTGTTTGCTCAACAAGCGACAGGCACAGATATGGCTTACCAACAAAGCATTTACGAGCACTTTGATGCACCTGGGCGTTTTAAAGATGACACCTCTGGGGCGGCATTTAACCAAATTCGCCTTGATTACCTAAGACGCAATGCTAAAACCTTGGTGGGCAAAAGTAATCAACCGAAACTGCAAGCAGGTTACCAGTTTACTTTAGCTGAGCATCTGAACGAGACGCTCAATACGGACTATTTGGTGGTGAGCATTCGCCATCAAGGCACTCAACCGCAGGCGTTGGAAGAAGAAGCCGGTAGCGGTGCAACAACCTATTCAAACCAGTTTAAATTGGTTCCTTCAACAGTGAATTGGCGCGCGACACCGCAGCCAAAACCGCAAGTCGATGGCCCAATGATCGCCAAAGTGGTTGGCCCAGAAGGAGAAGAGATTTTCTGTGACGAATATGGACGAGTAAAGCTTCATTTCCCATGGGACCGATATTCCTCTGCTAACGATCAAAGCTCTTGTTGGGTGCGCGTGTCACAAGGTTGGGCGGGCAGCCAATACGGCATGGTCGCTTTGCCACGTATTGGTCACGAAGTGATTGTATCGTTTCTTAATGGCGATCCGGATCAACCGATTATTACCGGTCGTACCTATCACCAAACCAACACGGTGCCTTACACCCTGCCGGATAATAAGACCAAAACCATCATCCGTACCCAAACCCACCAAGGGGAAGGTTACAACGAGCTGAGTTTTGAAGACCAAGCCGACAGCGAGAAAATCTACCTGCACGCGCAGAAAGACTACCAAGCCTTGGTGCTCAACGATCACACTGAAGTGATTCATCACGACAAGCATCTTACCGTCGATAACGACACCTTTACCAAAGTAGGTAAAGACGATCACACCACGATAAAAGGCGAAAGCCGTCTTAATGTCACGAAAGACATCAGTGAAGAAGTGGGCGCGTTGGATCAGTACAAAGTCGGCTCGTTAACCGCAGTACAAGCGGGCAAAACGATTTCACTCAAAGCCGGTGCCAAAATTGTGGTAGAAGCGGGCTCGGAAATTACCCTCACTAATGGCAGTAACTTTGTCAAAGTTGATGGCAGCGGTGTTTCAATATCCGGTTCGGTCATCAATTTGAACGCCGGCGGGAGCGCGGGTAGTGCGGTGGCGTATAGCGGTAAAGCGGCAACCTTACCAGGCGTGGCTGAAGCGGCGCCAGTTAACCCTAATCCAATACTGACTCCAGCACAGGTCGCAACGATGAAATCGGCTGCGCCATTCTGTGAAGAGTGTGAAAAATGTAAGGATGGGTCATGCGCAGCGTAA
- a CDS encoding DUF4123 domain-containing protein, with product MRSVIEQHADLHWFVVLNATCDENIMQAFYEHQGSDAQGFWLGTQYEEWREVMPRIAVITTDHPFVEWALSDDAPQDWGMLVASPFAFNDVRDHLQSLTQVWMPNVQHVFFRFYDPRFGIKVATLCDDTERKKLMGPTAIWLAKETYVENGDPAVLNKKEFPWWNVPESVVEGLSEDPSVLITNLLNGLSDYSQALYEAYPEPVLHKKAQRFVAHYNGPEGQYLATFIESIKKEQHWLGNF from the coding sequence ATGCGCAGCGTAATAGAACAACATGCCGATTTGCATTGGTTTGTGGTGCTGAATGCGACCTGCGATGAAAATATCATGCAGGCGTTTTACGAGCATCAAGGCTCGGATGCGCAAGGTTTTTGGCTTGGTACTCAATATGAAGAGTGGCGTGAAGTAATGCCGCGTATTGCTGTCATCACCACCGACCATCCTTTTGTGGAATGGGCGCTAAGCGACGACGCTCCTCAAGATTGGGGCATGCTGGTGGCATCACCTTTCGCATTCAATGACGTGCGCGACCACCTGCAAAGTCTCACCCAAGTGTGGATGCCAAACGTTCAACATGTCTTCTTTCGTTTTTACGATCCTCGCTTTGGCATCAAAGTCGCCACTCTATGCGATGACACCGAACGCAAAAAACTGATGGGCCCCACCGCCATTTGGCTTGCGAAAGAGACTTATGTAGAAAACGGCGATCCTGCCGTGCTCAATAAAAAAGAGTTTCCATGGTGGAACGTGCCGGAGAGTGTGGTGGAAGGTTTATCTGAAGATCCATCGGTACTGATCACTAACTTACTTAATGGCTTAAGCGATTACAGTCAGGCTTTGTATGAAGCCTATCCAGAACCGGTATTACATAAAAAAGCGCAAAGGTTCGTTGCCCATTACAACGGTCCTGAAGGGCAATATTTAGCAACGTTTATTGAATCAATTAAAAAAGAACAACACTGGCTAGGGAATTTCTAA
- a CDS encoding RHS repeat-associated core domain-containing protein: MSEQQEFYAYIDQQIKGIPDLLPKYRELTKKWYAQMADQATETMDLPSLFSMDKQLRVGNKTTTVGKDDDNASTSVTCPLSGELSVTTAYESIYTVPIGSVPVTIKADDGSYERSENLDEKGQYTFTGLTPGKKYTVEINHQPSASELDALFGHYDALGKDLTTWLDGKWVGFKPTWEKEFSRSGADDVLSIIGKFADGIWDGLVEFWKGIGDIYDLIKDPKKALEGMQEGAAEIIASIKNAAQSAPATLEKLMLFASDEAAMFLFTNAIITYLSMAPMMPFFEELAELGGKAVVNLLLGLLGGVIVSFIATPALGVAYASFKIVKNISVTAWNALKPFIKIFDDLLTFAKNLVEKAGAKFKRLAINKGGTQEYHNGNIHIKADNRINSELDDTRATNVVHDESSAPKTESEKPTQKKEETKCDEDPISMSTGEELLSVVDGELIGLLPFSWERLYRTSAVEHNLGLGFGWTHPLAHSLRVEGDELVWKDSESKLTRFPKPTKQLPAVTNIVAGSAIFLDSDDHIVVIADSKQYVFELGGDTGRLITIRDKYNHQLRIRYDKHQRPVEVGGDTNVKYVLTYTEASLIQQVDLYACQANTTEWQLAQTQVRYSYNEQQQLIAAMNANGEVEKYTYDELHVIQSRELAGGAIFYWDWEGVGKDVRAIRQYSNLANVDTKYEWDDASNTVTLTSSNGTQQVYQHDNNARLVREVDASGGEYLKEYDEKGRLTAEIDALGNKTEFTYNKKGEMIAKTDPNGLVTEFSYHKSLLTEVVQDKAKWRYRYDDFGNITEQVNPLGHTTRYRYNEHGLIDKITYADGCVHKLVWNLNGHLIEEVTPQGETIRYRYDVMGRLRYRQDSMGVSEMHYDPVGRLLKHVLPGGHVRTYQYNAYSKVTQQTDEQGRKTEFEYAWPNHQVTRRVNPDGSSIRYAYNNRFNFLSEIVNERGEHYHIEYAPTGHVSREVTFDGREFRYEYDAHTQLIAKIEVGSEGTELITQYQYDALGNVVLKTLPDESEVHYSYDDHGRLTQVDDGQWPLAYRYNLLGQLEAEHQGWASQGYRYNPMGQLSAMLLPDGQVVEYQFAKGQVQQVNLNGEKLTTHHYKANGLETSRQQGSLNSQFLYDDMGRLLEHTSHQQAQLKLRRRYEYSQAGNLTKIEDAQRGQTEYEYDPLDRLTAVRGVINETFMHDPAGNLLLDRKANVEGNKLLFQGDKHYQYDEFGNLVRESRGHGGKLVTDYEYDAQHRLIKVTKPDSTVATYQYDAFGRRIEKSVTDKIGQNKTTEFLWQGNKLLAESSQEGYQTYLYEYGSFRPLALITGEGAEQAQAYFYHLDQVGTPLEITDVEGSIAWAVDYQAYGNVARERVRVVNSPLRFQGQYFDEETGLHYNRHRYYSPETGRFITADPIGLAGGLNNYQYVKNPTGWVDPLGLQQIPGDCPPGESNTPEAIRKRVLENIAQSKAARNASNFEIHLAQSDQIRWGYLADEWNLTSLKAGDQLVGGLPGQSSYYTTFRTLDASGGSREALFKSLQVTPHKEFGFRPQVGIYEVQEDLSKIPSGIVKANTELGPGGGDQFWIRDYEKVLKLVKVIDLGM; the protein is encoded by the coding sequence ATGAGTGAACAACAAGAATTTTATGCTTATATAGATCAACAGATTAAAGGAATTCCCGACCTGCTTCCTAAATACCGTGAGCTGACCAAAAAATGGTATGCCCAAATGGCAGATCAAGCCACGGAAACGATGGATTTGCCTTCTCTCTTCTCGATGGACAAGCAGCTACGTGTTGGCAATAAAACAACAACGGTGGGTAAAGACGATGATAATGCGTCAACTTCTGTAACGTGTCCATTGAGTGGTGAACTCAGTGTTACGACCGCCTATGAATCTATTTATACTGTGCCGATTGGTTCAGTACCCGTCACAATTAAAGCCGATGATGGTAGTTATGAGCGAAGTGAAAACTTAGATGAAAAAGGTCAATACACCTTTACTGGCTTAACACCAGGAAAAAAATACACAGTAGAGATTAACCATCAACCTAGTGCCAGTGAACTTGATGCTTTATTTGGTCATTATGATGCTTTAGGTAAGGATTTAACCACATGGCTTGATGGTAAATGGGTTGGTTTTAAACCTACTTGGGAAAAGGAATTTAGCCGTTCTGGTGCGGACGATGTGCTTTCTATTATCGGCAAGTTTGCAGATGGCATTTGGGATGGTTTAGTCGAGTTTTGGAAAGGGATCGGTGATATTTACGATCTTATTAAAGATCCTAAAAAGGCGCTGGAAGGGATGCAGGAAGGCGCTGCTGAAATTATCGCTTCGATAAAAAATGCTGCTCAAAGTGCCCCTGCAACGCTTGAAAAGTTGATGTTGTTTGCTTCTGATGAAGCGGCGATGTTTCTGTTTACCAATGCAATCATCACTTATCTTTCCATGGCACCCATGATGCCATTTTTCGAAGAGTTAGCGGAACTCGGCGGTAAAGCCGTCGTTAACTTGTTATTAGGATTATTAGGTGGCGTCATTGTCTCTTTTATAGCAACTCCTGCTTTAGGTGTCGCTTACGCTAGCTTTAAAATCGTTAAAAATATCTCTGTAACGGCGTGGAATGCGCTTAAGCCTTTCATCAAAATTTTTGATGATTTATTAACATTTGCTAAAAATCTAGTTGAAAAAGCTGGCGCTAAATTTAAGCGACTAGCGATAAATAAAGGCGGAACTCAAGAGTACCATAACGGCAATATTCACATTAAGGCAGATAATAGAATCAATTCCGAATTGGACGATACAAGGGCAACTAATGTCGTACATGATGAGAGTAGCGCTCCCAAGACGGAAAGCGAGAAACCCACTCAGAAAAAAGAAGAAACTAAATGCGATGAAGACCCAATTTCCATGTCGACAGGAGAAGAGTTGCTTTCCGTCGTAGATGGCGAGTTGATTGGGCTTTTGCCATTTTCATGGGAGCGTTTGTACCGTACCAGTGCTGTAGAGCATAACTTAGGGTTAGGCTTTGGCTGGACTCATCCTTTAGCGCATTCACTGCGTGTGGAAGGCGATGAATTAGTATGGAAAGACAGTGAAAGTAAGTTAACTCGTTTCCCTAAGCCAACGAAACAGCTCCCTGCTGTGACCAATATTGTCGCAGGCTCAGCCATCTTCCTCGACAGCGATGACCACATCGTTGTTATTGCTGATAGTAAACAGTATGTGTTTGAACTTGGTGGTGACACCGGGCGATTAATTACTATCCGCGATAAATATAACCATCAACTGCGCATTCGTTACGATAAACACCAGCGTCCAGTGGAAGTCGGTGGTGATACTAATGTTAAGTATGTTCTCACCTATACCGAAGCATCCCTTATTCAACAAGTTGATCTTTATGCTTGTCAGGCTAATACCACTGAGTGGCAATTAGCGCAAACACAAGTTCGTTACTCGTATAACGAACAGCAGCAATTGATTGCTGCGATGAACGCCAATGGTGAAGTAGAAAAATACACCTATGATGAGCTGCATGTTATTCAATCTCGAGAATTAGCGGGTGGCGCAATTTTCTATTGGGATTGGGAAGGCGTGGGTAAAGATGTACGAGCCATTCGCCAGTACAGTAACTTGGCCAACGTGGATACCAAGTATGAATGGGATGACGCCTCTAACACCGTTACCTTAACCAGTAGCAATGGTACTCAACAAGTTTATCAGCACGATAACAATGCGCGCTTAGTCAGAGAAGTGGATGCCTCTGGCGGTGAATATCTTAAAGAGTATGACGAAAAAGGTCGACTAACGGCTGAGATTGATGCATTAGGTAATAAAACGGAATTTACCTACAACAAGAAAGGCGAAATGATCGCCAAAACCGATCCGAACGGATTGGTAACTGAATTTAGCTACCATAAAAGTTTGTTGACTGAAGTCGTACAGGACAAAGCGAAGTGGCGTTATCGCTATGATGATTTTGGCAATATTACCGAACAGGTTAACCCGCTTGGACATACCACGCGTTATCGTTACAACGAACACGGCTTAATCGACAAAATCACTTACGCTGATGGCTGCGTTCATAAATTGGTGTGGAACCTGAATGGACACCTCATTGAGGAAGTGACGCCTCAAGGTGAAACCATTCGTTATCGCTACGATGTGATGGGACGTTTGCGCTATCGTCAGGATTCGATGGGCGTAAGTGAAATGCACTATGACCCTGTTGGGCGACTGCTTAAACACGTATTGCCGGGTGGCCATGTTCGGACCTACCAATACAACGCTTACAGTAAAGTCACTCAGCAGACCGATGAGCAAGGGCGTAAGACCGAGTTTGAATACGCTTGGCCAAACCACCAAGTGACCCGTCGAGTGAATCCGGATGGTTCATCAATTCGCTATGCATACAATAACCGCTTTAATTTCCTGAGCGAGATTGTCAATGAACGTGGCGAACATTATCACATAGAGTACGCGCCGACAGGACACGTAAGTCGAGAAGTCACTTTTGACGGTCGTGAGTTTCGTTATGAATACGATGCGCACACCCAGCTTATCGCCAAAATTGAAGTGGGTAGTGAAGGCACGGAACTCATCACTCAATATCAATATGATGCGCTCGGCAATGTTGTGCTTAAAACTTTGCCCGATGAAAGTGAAGTGCATTACAGCTACGACGACCATGGTCGATTAACACAAGTAGATGATGGCCAATGGCCTCTTGCTTACCGTTATAACTTACTCGGGCAGTTGGAAGCGGAGCATCAAGGGTGGGCAAGCCAAGGCTATCGCTACAATCCGATGGGGCAATTAAGTGCGATGTTGCTGCCTGATGGTCAGGTGGTGGAGTACCAATTTGCAAAAGGGCAAGTGCAGCAGGTTAACCTCAATGGCGAAAAGCTCACTACACACCATTACAAAGCCAACGGATTAGAGACCAGTCGCCAACAAGGGAGCTTAAACAGCCAATTTTTGTATGACGATATGGGGCGTTTGCTTGAGCATACATCGCATCAACAAGCACAGTTGAAACTGCGTCGTCGATACGAATATAGCCAAGCGGGTAACCTTACTAAGATAGAAGATGCCCAACGGGGTCAAACGGAGTATGAATATGATCCGCTTGACCGTTTAACGGCAGTTCGTGGGGTGATCAACGAAACGTTTATGCACGATCCGGCTGGTAACTTGCTGTTGGATCGTAAAGCCAACGTTGAAGGCAACAAATTACTGTTCCAAGGTGACAAACATTATCAATATGATGAGTTTGGGAATCTTGTTCGTGAAAGCCGTGGCCATGGTGGTAAGTTAGTAACGGATTATGAGTACGATGCTCAGCATCGACTGATTAAAGTCACAAAACCCGATAGCACAGTTGCAACCTATCAATACGATGCGTTTGGTCGCCGTATCGAAAAATCGGTCACGGATAAAATCGGTCAGAACAAGACGACTGAGTTTTTATGGCAAGGTAATAAACTGCTTGCTGAATCGTCACAAGAAGGCTATCAAACTTATCTCTACGAATATGGTTCTTTCCGCCCTCTTGCACTGATAACTGGGGAAGGAGCAGAACAAGCTCAAGCCTACTTCTACCATTTAGACCAAGTGGGAACGCCACTTGAGATCACTGACGTAGAAGGGTCGATCGCTTGGGCGGTGGATTACCAAGCCTACGGTAACGTGGCCCGTGAACGCGTGAGAGTAGTGAACAGCCCACTTCGTTTCCAAGGTCAGTATTTTGATGAAGAAACAGGGTTGCATTACAACCGCCACCGCTATTATAGTCCTGAAACAGGGCGTTTTATCACGGCAGACCCAATAGGTCTGGCGGGTGGTTTAAATAACTATCAGTACGTGAAAAACCCGACGGGTTGGGTGGATCCGCTGGGGCTACAGCAGATTCCTGGGGATTGTCCTCCGGGAGAAAGTAATACACCAGAAGCTATTAGAAAACGCGTTCTTGAAAACATTGCACAAAGCAAAGCTGCCAGAAATGCTTCGAATTTTGAGATTCATCTTGCGCAGTCAGACCAAATTCGTTGGGGTTACTTAGCTGATGAATGGAATCTCACTTCACTTAAAGCTGGTGATCAACTAGTCGGTGGATTACCTGGGCAGTCATCTTACTATACTACGTTTAGAACTTTGGATGCTTCCGGTGGAAGTAGAGAAGCTTTATTTAAGAGTTTGCAAGTAACTCCACATAAAGAGTTTGGCTTTAGACCTCAAGTAGGTATTTATGAAGTTCAAGAAGATTTGTCTAAAATACCATCAGGTATTGTGAAGGCAAATACTGAATTAGGCCCTGGAGGAGGCGATCAATTTTGGATTCGGGACTATGAAAAAGTACTTAAATTAGTGAAAGTGATTGATTTAGGAATGTAA
- a CDS encoding SPFH domain-containing protein: MESIPYLLLSNIVPVVALIFIIVILKSSIKFVPQNQAWIVERFGKYQSTKIAGLNFIIPFIDRIAAIRSLKEQAQDVPSQSAITKDNISLVVDGVLYFRVLDAYKATYGVDDYTFAVTQLAQTTMRSELGKMELDKTFEERDVLNTNIVAAINQASEPWGIQVLRYEIKDIVPPQSIMDSMEAQMKAERVKRAQILESEGDRQAAINVAEGQKQAQVLAAEADKAEQILKAEGEAQAILAVAEAKAKALHIVGTAADTEEGQKAIQLELASKAIEAKQAIAKESSVVLLPENGYDASSLVAQGMAIINKLSTKG; this comes from the coding sequence ATGGAAAGTATTCCTTATCTTTTATTGTCAAATATCGTGCCTGTTGTGGCGCTGATTTTTATCATTGTCATCCTTAAAAGCAGCATTAAGTTTGTACCACAAAACCAGGCTTGGATTGTGGAACGATTCGGTAAATACCAGTCGACAAAAATCGCTGGTCTCAACTTCATTATTCCTTTCATTGATCGCATCGCCGCCATTCGTAGCTTAAAAGAACAGGCGCAAGATGTTCCGTCGCAATCTGCCATCACCAAAGACAATATTTCTCTCGTCGTTGATGGTGTGCTGTATTTTCGTGTGCTCGATGCTTACAAAGCGACTTACGGTGTTGACGACTATACCTTTGCGGTGACGCAGTTGGCACAAACCACCATGCGTTCTGAGCTAGGTAAAATGGAGCTGGATAAAACCTTCGAAGAGCGTGATGTATTGAATACCAATATCGTTGCTGCGATTAACCAAGCTTCTGAGCCTTGGGGTATTCAGGTATTACGTTACGAAATTAAAGATATCGTGCCACCGCAATCGATCATGGATTCCATGGAAGCACAGATGAAGGCTGAGCGGGTTAAACGTGCTCAAATTCTTGAATCTGAAGGGGATCGACAAGCAGCCATTAACGTGGCGGAAGGTCAAAAACAAGCCCAAGTTCTTGCGGCAGAAGCGGATAAAGCAGAGCAAATTCTTAAAGCGGAAGGTGAAGCACAAGCCATTTTGGCGGTAGCTGAAGCGAAAGCCAAAGCACTGCATATTGTGGGTACCGCGGCAGATACGGAAGAGGGTCAAAAAGCCATTCAGTTAGAATTGGCGAGCAAAGCCATTGAAGCTAAACAAGCGATTGCCAAAGAGTCATCAGTCGTACTGCTGCCTGAAAATGGTTACGATGCAAGTTCTCTTGTCGCACAAGGAATGGCTATCATTAATAAACTGAGTACGAAAGGGTAA
- a CDS encoding NfeD family protein: protein MLLDYLPQILITCGIVALAVEVAVLGFATFILFFLGLGLLLTGLMMQFSWLAVDINHAMWSVSIITLGSALLLWKPLRRMQNKPDNNKIESDFAQETFQLTGDVDSESNDVLYSYSGISWKVRSRSPLTKGQWVKVVETAVGVLWVEPKDQ from the coding sequence ATGCTTCTCGACTATCTTCCTCAAATATTGATCACTTGCGGTATTGTTGCACTGGCGGTGGAAGTGGCGGTATTGGGTTTTGCAACCTTTATCTTATTTTTCCTTGGGTTAGGGCTGCTACTCACAGGCTTGATGATGCAATTTAGTTGGCTCGCAGTCGATATCAATCATGCTATGTGGTCGGTTTCTATCATTACATTGGGTTCCGCATTGCTTCTGTGGAAGCCATTGCGTCGTATGCAAAACAAGCCTGACAACAATAAGATTGAATCGGATTTTGCTCAAGAGACCTTTCAATTAACTGGCGATGTCGATAGTGAATCTAACGATGTTTTGTATTCCTACTCAGGGATTAGTTGGAAAGTTCGTAGCCGCAGCCCATTAACAAAAGGGCAATGGGTCAAAGTGGTCGAGACAGCAGTCGGTGTTTTGTGGGTTGAACCCAAAGATCAATAA
- a CDS encoding carboxymuconolactone decarboxylase family protein: MEQSYTEFNRHKKQLTAAYEKASPDVMAGFRKLQQAALKEGALSVKQKELIALGIAIAVRCDGCIGAHVAGAIQHGATKQELVETIDIALLMGGGPSIVYGSEAYAAVEELIGE; the protein is encoded by the coding sequence ATGGAACAATCTTATACAGAATTTAATCGCCATAAAAAACAACTCACTGCAGCGTATGAAAAAGCCAGCCCAGATGTGATGGCCGGGTTTAGAAAACTTCAACAAGCGGCACTAAAAGAAGGCGCGTTAAGTGTTAAGCAAAAAGAGCTGATTGCATTAGGTATTGCGATTGCCGTGCGCTGTGATGGCTGTATCGGCGCACATGTGGCAGGCGCAATTCAACACGGAGCGACGAAGCAAGAACTGGTTGAAACGATTGATATCGCGTTATTAATGGGCGGTGGCCCTTCTATCGTCTACGGCTCTGAAGCCTATGCTGCGGTTGAAGAGCTGATTGGTGAGTAA
- a CDS encoding MFS transporter: protein MNTQTLPNVSKTTLIVLYLIIFLGSAGFFITIPAYVGLFLTDDHSMAIAQNMPLEQRRALFGTVMSAAPFISMFFTPFIARFADRFSRKLVMSICLLIGALGFAIPVYAIVIGSVALLFAGNMINSIGSSSQPIAQAILADNSQGKTKATLMSWVAVVMTAAMSFGPALGSKLSALYGPQAPFYACLVIALVCFALLNMVAVPKQVITTHENPLSMAAPLSRSKPGIIRCLLVVFLCQFSWSLYFQNISFIFPERFDLTVASTTYQYYMMGIGIIMMASLLFVPRLVLSYFPLIPALKVVLSGAALGMILLAYTPTFTTHVVAMVFTTILVALSFPLYFTVLSDRASAQDQGWVMALASTMIGLSWTLTGYLTAIMVNVNIILPTIVAAVSYIITVVIVPRTQQTKLKEVTA, encoded by the coding sequence ATGAACACGCAAACTCTTCCCAACGTGTCTAAAACGACATTGATTGTTTTATACCTTATTATTTTCTTGGGTTCCGCAGGCTTCTTTATCACGATTCCAGCCTATGTGGGACTATTTCTTACCGATGACCATTCGATGGCAATTGCGCAAAATATGCCATTAGAGCAGCGTCGTGCCTTATTTGGTACGGTGATGTCGGCAGCGCCTTTTATTTCCATGTTTTTCACGCCTTTTATAGCGCGTTTTGCCGACCGTTTTAGCCGTAAACTCGTTATGAGTATCTGTTTGTTGATTGGCGCACTAGGCTTTGCTATCCCCGTCTACGCTATCGTGATTGGCTCAGTTGCTCTGCTATTTGCGGGCAATATGATCAACAGTATCGGTTCTTCTAGCCAGCCTATTGCTCAGGCAATTTTGGCAGATAACAGCCAGGGGAAAACCAAAGCGACGTTAATGAGTTGGGTAGCAGTAGTGATGACAGCGGCGATGTCATTTGGCCCCGCTTTAGGCAGTAAATTGTCGGCACTTTATGGCCCGCAAGCGCCTTTCTATGCTTGCCTTGTGATTGCACTTGTCTGTTTCGCGCTACTTAATATGGTTGCAGTACCAAAGCAGGTTATTACCACTCATGAAAACCCATTGTCGATGGCGGCGCCATTGTCTCGTAGCAAGCCGGGCATTATTCGTTGTTTACTCGTGGTTTTTCTATGCCAGTTTAGCTGGAGCCTCTATTTCCAAAACATCTCATTTATTTTCCCAGAGCGTTTTGATTTGACCGTCGCGAGCACCACTTACCAGTACTACATGATGGGGATTGGTATCATCATGATGGCATCGTTGTTGTTTGTACCAAGATTAGTGCTCTCTTATTTTCCGCTTATTCCTGCTCTAAAAGTGGTCTTGAGCGGAGCCGCATTAGGCATGATTCTGTTAGCTTATACACCCACTTTCACCACTCACGTTGTGGCGATGGTGTTCACCACCATTCTGGTAGCATTATCGTTCCCGCTTTATTTCACCGTGTTGTCAGACCGAGCAAGCGCTCAAGACCAAGGTTGGGTGATGGCACTGGCGAGCACCATGATTGGCCTTTCTTGGACGCTAACCGGGTATCTCACTGCCATTATGGTCAATGTGAACATTATTTTGCCGACGATTGTTGCTGCGGTTAGCTACATCATTACCGTTGTGATAGTTCCGCGTACGCAACAAACCAAATTAAAAGAGGTAACAGCATGA